A genomic segment from Candidatus Nealsonbacteria bacterium encodes:
- the gap gene encoding type I glyceraldehyde-3-phosphate dehydrogenase: MTKLAINGFGRIGRAVFRKILKDYPSLKIVAINDLTDPSIIAHLLRYDTLYGTYDNRVKGLDHELLIDGVSKGRKVKLFAEKDPSKLPWKELGVDIVLECTGRFTDYDGASKHIEAGAKKVILSASSKSPDKISSYVLGVNAQDFDPDKDQVMDMASCTTNCLAPIVHVLNNNLGVVKGFMTTVHSYTNDQRLLDLAHNDLRRARAAALNIIPTTTGAARAIGRIIPELDKKIDGISLRVPTPTVSILDFFCELKEKTTKEDLNYLFKKESNKKYLSGILGVEDAPLVSSDYVGSSFSAVIDSSLTMANGKMVKIVAWYDNEWGYACRLADFSNLVAEKIK, encoded by the coding sequence ATGACAAAACTTGCTATAAATGGATTTGGTAGAATCGGCAGGGCGGTTTTTAGGAAAATTTTAAAAGATTATCCAAGCCTAAAAATAGTTGCAATTAATGATTTAACAGACCCCTCAATAATAGCTCATCTTTTAAGGTATGATACTCTTTATGGTACTTATGATAATAGGGTTAAGGGTCTAGATCATGAATTATTAATAGACGGTGTTTCCAAGGGAAGAAAAGTGAAGTTGTTTGCGGAAAAAGACCCTTCAAAATTACCCTGGAAGGAATTAGGTGTAGATATTGTTCTTGAATGTACCGGTAGATTTACTGATTATGATGGGGCATCAAAGCATATAGAAGCAGGTGCAAAAAAGGTTATACTATCAGCCTCATCAAAGAGTCCAGACAAGATATCATCTTATGTTCTTGGTGTTAATGCTCAAGATTTTGACCCCGACAAAGATCAGGTAATGGATATGGCATCTTGCACTACCAATTGTTTGGCTCCAATTGTTCATGTTCTTAATAATAATTTAGGTGTGGTTAAGGGGTTTATGACAACAGTTCATAGTTATACCAATGATCAAAGACTTTTGGATTTAGCTCATAATGACCTCCGCCGTGCAAGAGCAGCCGCTCTTAATATTATTCCAACTACAACTGGTGCGGCCAGGGCTATTGGAAGAATAATACCGGAGCTAGATAAAAAGATAGACGGTATATCATTAAGAGTCCCCACTCCTACAGTTTCAATTCTAGATTTTTTCTGCGAATTAAAAGAAAAAACAACCAAGGAGGACTTAAATTACCTTTTCAAAAAAGAGTCAAACAAGAAGTATCTTTCTGGTATATTGGGAGTTGAAGACGCTCCATTGGTATCCTCTGATTATGTGGGAAGTTCTTTCTCTGCAGTCATTGACTCATCACTTACTATGGCCAACGGAAAAATGGTAAAAATTGTAGCTTGGTATGATAACGAATGGGGATACGCTTGTCGTTTAGCCGATTTCTCAAATCTTGTTGCTGAAAAAATAAAATAA
- a CDS encoding thioredoxin family protein encodes MDKKTLLSIIVSLVLVVSLVIFAISVRTKKMDILPKEEVGEIVVQYIADNFMQDSAPISIIEITEESGLYKIILDIEGTEVNIYATKDGKMFFPEAIKIDASENMREETTTGRPTIGGFKEHSGDVCMENGKPILYYFGNTTCPYCQWQEPVMKAVAESFGDNIVFKSRVDSNEDRDIFNRYSEGGVPLIVVGCKYSRVGAGTNWGEEDDQNFISALNCKLTNNQPSEVCDQLEVLINSI; translated from the coding sequence ATGGATAAAAAAACTTTACTTTCCATTATTGTTTCCTTGGTATTAGTGGTTTCCTTGGTTATTTTTGCCATATCGGTAAGGACCAAAAAGATGGATATTCTACCGAAAGAAGAGGTGGGAGAAATAGTAGTTCAGTATATTGCCGATAATTTTATGCAAGATTCTGCTCCAATATCAATAATTGAAATAACAGAAGAGAGTGGACTGTATAAAATTATTCTAGACATAGAGGGTACGGAGGTTAATATCTATGCCACCAAGGATGGTAAAATGTTTTTTCCAGAAGCAATAAAAATTGATGCTAGTGAAAATATGAGGGAAGAAACAACTACCGGAAGACCAACAATAGGTGGATTCAAAGAACACAGTGGAGATGTTTGTATGGAAAATGGAAAGCCAATTCTTTATTATTTCGGAAACACAACTTGTCCCTACTGCCAATGGCAAGAGCCAGTAATGAAGGCAGTGGCAGAATCATTTGGTGATAATATTGTTTTTAAGAGTCGCGTAGATTCAAATGAAGATCGAGATATTTTTAACAGATACAGTGAGGGAGGAGTCCCTCTTATAGTCGTTGGATGCAAATACTCTAGGGTAGGTGCTGGTACTAACTGGGGAGAAGAAGATGATCAAAATTTTATTTCAGCATTAAATTGCAAGTTAACTAATAATCAGCCTAGTGAGGTTTGCGATCAATTAGAAGTTTTAATAAATAGCATATAA
- a CDS encoding glutathione S-transferase N-terminal domain-containing protein, with protein sequence MKKVKVYSTPTCVYCVTLKRFLKEKNIEFEEINVADNEAAAKEMVEASGQMGVPVVDIDGEIIVGFNRDKISSALEINK encoded by the coding sequence ATGAAAAAAGTTAAAGTTTATTCAACACCAACTTGCGTTTATTGCGTAACTCTTAAGAGATTTCTCAAGGAAAAGAATATTGAATTTGAAGAAATTAATGTAGCTGATAATGAAGCTGCAGCCAAAGAAATGGTTGAAGCATCAGGCCAAATGGGTGTTCCGGTAGTTGATATTGATGGTGAAATTATTGTTGGGTTTAATAGAGATAAAATTTCTAGTGCTTTAGAAATTAATAAATAA